One segment of Erigeron canadensis isolate Cc75 chromosome 2, C_canadensis_v1, whole genome shotgun sequence DNA contains the following:
- the LOC122588270 gene encoding protein STRICTOSIDINE SYNTHASE-LIKE 11-like yields the protein MAASFCYPFVAFLSVFCISVTKGQYSNFNKLELPQGVGGPESAAFRGVLVFSEGPFTTVTDGRILKWQGPNVGFVDFAYTSPQRTKQFCDGTTDREKGPICGRPLALSFDPVTGRLYIADAFFGLLVVGLQGGLATQLVGGFKLLNGLDVDLLTGNIYFSDASLVYDIRNVTQPGFRPDSTGRLLCYNPHNKQVTTLLSGLFGGGGPAVSNDGTFVLVAELNRKRILKYWLVGSKANTTEVLLDLDGNPNKIKRAERFGEFWVAVSAGFLPPASSIVPKGVRINSKGVVLQTVLFEAHYFNKSITLVQEQDGKLYVGCRNTTFLGVYSN from the exons ATGGCAGCATCCTTCTGTTATCCTTTTGTTGCATTTCTTTCTGTTTTTTGCATATCTGTTACTAAAGGTCAATATTCCAACTTTAATAAGTTGGAATTGCCCCAAGGGGTCGGCGGACCTGAATCGGCCGCCTTTCGTGGAGTACTAGTTTTCTCTGAAGGTCCCTTCACGACTGTCACTGATGGTAGGATTTTGAAATGGCAAGGCCCTAATGTCGGTTTCGTGGATTTTGCATATACTTCACCCCAAAG GACAAAACAATTTTGTGATGGCACCACGGATCGTGAAAAGGGTCCGATATGCGGCCGACCATTGGCTCTTAGCTTTGACCCTGTAACTGGACGTCTCTACATAGCCGACGCGTTTTTTGGACTTCTAGTTGTTGGCCTTCAAGGCGGGCTTGCAACTCAGCTTGTCGGCGGCTTCAAGTTACTTAATGGCCTTGACGTTGACTTGTTAACAggcaatatatatttttccgaTGCTAGTTTGGTTTATGACATTAG AAATGTTACACAACCGGGATTTAGGCCTGACTCAACTGGAAGGCTCTTATGCTACAACCCACATAACAAACAAGTAACCACTTTGCTCAGTGGCCTATTTGGCGGGGGTGGCCCTGCTGTGAGTAACGATGGTACATTCGTTCTTGTAGCTGAGCTTAATCGTAAGCGGATTTTAAAGTACTGGCTCGTGGGATCTAAAGCAAATACCACAGAAGTTTTGCTAGATTTGGATGGGAACCCGAACAAAATAAAGCGTGCAGAAAGATTTGGAGAGTTTTGGGTGGCCGTTTCTGCTGGGTTCTTACCACCAGCATCTTCCATTGTACCGAAGGGAGTACGGATTAATTCCAAGGGGGTTGTGCTGCAAACAGTGCTATTTGAAGCACATTACTTCAACAAATCCATAACTCTAGTTCAGGAGCAAGATGGAAAACTTTATGTAGGCTGTAGGAACACCACTTTCCTTGGTGTCTACTCTAATTAG